A single region of the Acidobacteriota bacterium genome encodes:
- a CDS encoding cytochrome c — MRRFTTRLVLSLFGSCLLLLAAGSHEWEAPDEAKQMKNPHAATDEAMATARTQYDENCKFCHGETGGADGPVAGMLKEKPPSFTEVEAMAKVTDGELFWKITNGKDPMPGYQKKLSDEERWQLVNLIRTFAK; from the coding sequence ATGCGAAGATTTACGACTCGACTTGTCCTGAGCCTGTTCGGTAGCTGCCTTCTCCTGTTGGCCGCCGGCTCCCACGAATGGGAGGCGCCCGACGAGGCCAAGCAGATGAAGAACCCCCACGCGGCCACTGACGAAGCCATGGCCACGGCCAGGACCCAATACGACGAGAACTGCAAGTTCTGCCACGGCGAGACCGGAGGCGCGGATGGGCCGGTGGCAGGCATGCTCAAGGAAAAGCCCCCTTCGTTCACCGAAGTCGAAGCCATGGCCAAGGTGACCGACGGTGAGCTCTTCTGGAAGATCACCAACGGCAAGGACCCCATGCCCGGCTACCAGAAGAAGCTCTCCGACGAGGAGCGGTGGCAATTGGTGAACCTCATTCGAACCTTCGCCAAGTGA
- a CDS encoding pyrroloquinoline quinone-dependent dehydrogenase: protein MTRSSGMKGPIDRRHFLKTSSALAAAWSACAPAGDRADPAAREWQHYGGDAGAGRYSPLDQINRANVSELKVAWTYRTGDAMQRPATTIECTPIVVDGRMYISTATLQVHALDAATGRKLWSFDPHGGKPLRGSPGVNRGVTYWQNPERADDRRIFMPVRDMLYSIDAGTGKLTPGFGQGGVIDLKEDFDHDMTGLSFNLTSPVVAYQDLIIAGGGGAEGPYPEAPGHIRGYDAATGKRRWIFHTTPRPGQFGNDTWEGDSWKTTGGTNNWGGMSLDPARGWVFASIGSPAFDFYGGNRKGANLFGNCVLALDASTGERKWHFQTVHHDVWDYDLPCQPALIDMTHGGRTFEAVVQPTKMGMIFFFDRETGKPVFPVEERPMPASDVPGEELWPTQPFPVKPPPLCRQGFMPDQITDISQEAHAFVKEIYDRSRVGDLYTPPSLEGTIIHPGFRGGALWGGCSHDPAANRLFVNTSEWTNRITLAPAREDQPFDYALPERALLQDPEKFPAIKPPWGYLTAIDLDSGDFAWRVVAGEIPELKARGITGTGSPMHGGTIATAGGLIFVGGSFDKKFRAYDSSNGRVLWERPLNAGGFATPSTYETEGRQYVVIAAGGGQAASNSGDEFVAFALA from the coding sequence GTGACCCGCTCGTCCGGCATGAAGGGCCCTATCGACCGCCGTCACTTTCTGAAAACGAGTTCGGCTCTGGCTGCCGCGTGGAGCGCCTGCGCCCCGGCCGGAGACCGCGCGGACCCCGCCGCCCGGGAGTGGCAGCACTACGGCGGAGACGCGGGCGCCGGCCGCTACTCGCCCCTGGACCAGATCAACCGGGCCAACGTCTCCGAGTTGAAGGTGGCCTGGACCTACCGGACCGGGGACGCCATGCAGCGTCCGGCCACCACCATCGAGTGCACGCCCATCGTGGTGGACGGCCGCATGTACATCTCCACGGCCACACTCCAGGTGCACGCGCTGGATGCGGCCACGGGCCGGAAACTCTGGAGTTTCGATCCCCACGGCGGAAAGCCGCTACGGGGGTCCCCGGGGGTCAACCGGGGAGTCACCTACTGGCAAAACCCGGAGCGTGCCGACGACCGCCGTATCTTCATGCCGGTCCGGGACATGCTCTATTCCATCGACGCCGGAACCGGGAAGCTGACGCCCGGATTCGGCCAGGGCGGAGTCATCGACCTGAAGGAAGACTTCGACCACGACATGACCGGACTCTCCTTCAACCTGACCAGTCCGGTGGTGGCGTACCAGGACCTGATCATCGCGGGAGGCGGCGGCGCGGAGGGACCCTATCCGGAGGCGCCGGGCCACATCCGGGGCTACGACGCCGCCACCGGGAAGCGGCGCTGGATCTTCCACACCACCCCCCGTCCGGGCCAGTTCGGAAACGACACCTGGGAAGGAGACTCGTGGAAGACCACGGGCGGGACCAACAACTGGGGCGGCATGAGCCTGGACCCGGCCCGGGGCTGGGTCTTCGCCTCCATCGGCTCGCCCGCCTTCGACTTCTACGGCGGCAACCGCAAGGGGGCCAACCTCTTCGGCAACTGCGTCCTGGCCCTCGATGCCTCCACCGGCGAGCGGAAATGGCACTTCCAGACCGTCCACCACGACGTCTGGGACTACGATCTTCCGTGCCAGCCGGCCCTCATCGACATGACCCACGGCGGGCGGACCTTCGAGGCGGTGGTCCAACCCACCAAGATGGGGATGATCTTCTTTTTCGATCGGGAGACGGGGAAACCGGTCTTTCCCGTGGAGGAACGGCCCATGCCCGCCTCGGACGTTCCGGGCGAGGAGCTGTGGCCGACCCAGCCCTTCCCCGTGAAGCCCCCTCCCCTGTGCCGGCAGGGGTTCATGCCGGACCAGATTACCGACATCTCTCAGGAAGCCCACGCCTTCGTCAAGGAGATCTACGACCGATCCCGCGTCGGCGATCTGTACACTCCGCCGAGCCTGGAGGGGACCATCATCCATCCCGGTTTCCGGGGCGGGGCCCTGTGGGGCGGATGCAGCCACGACCCGGCGGCCAACCGGCTCTTCGTGAATACCAGCGAATGGACCAACCGCATCACGCTGGCCCCTGCCCGGGAGGACCAGCCCTTCGACTATGCCCTTCCGGAACGCGCCCTTTTGCAGGACCCGGAGAAATTCCCGGCCATCAAGCCCCCATGGGGCTACCTGACGGCCATCGACCTGGACTCGGGGGACTTCGCTTGGCGGGTGGTGGCGGGAGAGATTCCGGAGCTGAAGGCCCGCGGAATCACCGGGACCGGGAGCCCCATGCACGGCGGGACCATCGCCACTGCGGGAGGCCTGATCTTCGTGGGTGGATCTTTCGACAAAAAGTTCCGCGCCTACGATTCCAGCAACGGACGGGTGCTCTGGGAGCGCCCGTTGAACGCCGGCGGCTTCGCCACACCGTCCACCTACGAGACGGAGGGCCGGCAATATGTGGTCATTGCCGCCGGAGGCGGCCAGGCCGCTTCCAATTCAGGCGATGAATTCGTGGCCTTTGCGCTGGCTTGA
- a CDS encoding cytochrome c3 family protein: MNSWPLRWLEPDPRGRSLGIAALVAVLGVLSGAARSDNKAPEPQPIPFSHRIHAAAGMRCSFCHAIEEPGFAAGLPAESKCMVCHTAVKSDSPDILKLAKAAKAGETIPWVRIYRVPDYVWFSHALHAVDAKIECAACHGPVATRDVLVQEKPTSMEFCMECHAEQKASNGCEVCHVRQ, translated from the coding sequence ATGAATTCGTGGCCTTTGCGCTGGCTTGAGCCGGATCCCCGGGGCCGAAGCCTGGGAATTGCGGCCCTGGTTGCAGTCCTGGGCGTTCTGTCCGGGGCGGCCCGCTCCGACAACAAGGCGCCGGAGCCTCAGCCCATCCCCTTCAGTCACAGAATCCATGCGGCCGCCGGTATGCGGTGCTCCTTCTGCCACGCCATCGAGGAACCGGGATTTGCGGCCGGGCTGCCGGCCGAGTCCAAGTGCATGGTCTGCCACACCGCCGTCAAGAGCGACAGCCCGGACATCCTCAAGCTGGCCAAGGCCGCGAAAGCGGGGGAGACGATCCCCTGGGTGCGGATCTACCGGGTGCCCGACTACGTCTGGTTCTCACACGCCCTGCACGCCGTGGACGCCAAGATCGAATGCGCCGCCTGTCACGGCCCCGTCGCCACACGGGACGTGTTGGTTCAGGAAAAGCCCACGTCCATGGAGTTCTGCATGGAATGTCACGCGGAGCAAAAGGCCTCCAACGGCTGCGAAGTCTGCCACGTCCGGCAGTAG
- a CDS encoding pyrroloquinoline quinone-dependent dehydrogenase, translating to MKTGTWSRDRLLLLLGLLLAANCVPAPDPSDDNDWRYHGKDPGGTRYSALAQINRTNVQELEVAWIYRMGEVKRPHRTIPNRMQAPWETTPLVVDGVLYLSTPSNRVIALEAETGRELWEFDPQEGSGDSRFYLQHRGVSYWEGTVDGKLQRRILMGTGDARLFALDADTGRLIPDFGQDGWVDLDGGMTTRWPKSIYTVTSPVAVYQNVVVTGSRLSSGQESKGPSGKVRAWDVLTGDLVWEFHTVPRPGEPGNETWEGDSWKDRSGANAWSIISVDTERGWVFVPTASPLGPDRDGQNLYGNSLVVLDALTGKLVWYFQAVRHDTWDYDLPAQPVLVTLEQDGRAVPAVAQPTKMGMVFVLHRETGKPVLPVEERPVPQTGGGYNWPTQPFTVKPPPLVRHNLTRDDVSRVTPESYEFCRELFDSLHYEGIYTPRQEGPTLMLPGSLGGANWSGASFDPTTGFLYVNVTELGNARGAGRRFWQDNKWPCQEPPWGTLNAVDLNRGEIVWKSVLGVVDELAEKGVPKTGTPNLGGSIVTAGGLVFVGGTNDSRFRAFDSASGEELWVDLLEANAHATPMTFWGEKTAKQYVVIAAGGGNVFSDVTSDGLVAYALPD from the coding sequence ATGAAGACCGGCACATGGTCGCGAGACCGTCTCCTCCTGCTACTGGGTCTCCTGCTGGCCGCAAACTGCGTCCCGGCGCCCGACCCTTCCGACGACAACGACTGGCGTTACCACGGCAAGGACCCTGGCGGGACGAGGTACTCCGCCCTGGCCCAGATCAACCGGACCAACGTCCAGGAACTGGAGGTGGCCTGGATCTACCGCATGGGAGAGGTCAAGCGCCCGCACCGGACCATCCCCAACCGGATGCAGGCTCCGTGGGAGACCACGCCCCTGGTGGTGGACGGGGTCCTCTACCTGTCCACGCCGTCCAACCGGGTCATCGCCCTGGAGGCGGAGACGGGACGGGAACTCTGGGAGTTCGATCCGCAGGAAGGCAGCGGAGACAGCCGTTTCTATCTCCAACACCGGGGAGTCTCGTACTGGGAGGGGACCGTCGATGGGAAACTCCAACGGCGGATCCTCATGGGGACGGGAGACGCCCGGCTGTTCGCGCTGGATGCCGACACGGGCCGTCTGATCCCCGATTTCGGCCAGGACGGGTGGGTGGACCTGGACGGGGGCATGACCACCCGCTGGCCCAAGAGCATCTACACGGTCACCTCCCCGGTGGCCGTCTACCAGAACGTGGTGGTCACGGGGTCGCGGCTCAGCTCCGGCCAGGAGAGCAAGGGTCCCAGCGGCAAGGTCCGGGCCTGGGACGTGCTCACGGGCGACCTGGTCTGGGAGTTCCACACCGTTCCCCGGCCCGGCGAACCGGGAAACGAGACCTGGGAGGGAGACTCGTGGAAGGACCGTTCCGGCGCCAACGCCTGGTCGATCATCAGCGTGGACACGGAGCGGGGCTGGGTGTTCGTCCCTACGGCCTCCCCCCTGGGCCCCGACCGCGACGGCCAGAACCTGTATGGAAACTCCCTGGTGGTGCTGGACGCCCTCACCGGAAAGCTGGTCTGGTACTTCCAGGCGGTCCGCCACGACACCTGGGACTATGACCTTCCGGCCCAGCCGGTGCTGGTGACCCTGGAACAGGACGGCCGCGCGGTCCCGGCCGTGGCTCAGCCCACCAAGATGGGCATGGTCTTCGTGTTGCACCGGGAGACCGGCAAGCCGGTGCTCCCGGTGGAGGAGCGTCCCGTGCCCCAGACCGGGGGCGGATACAACTGGCCCACCCAGCCCTTCACCGTCAAGCCGCCTCCGCTGGTACGGCACAACCTGACCCGGGACGACGTGAGCCGGGTCACGCCCGAGTCCTACGAATTCTGCCGGGAGCTCTTCGACTCGCTCCACTACGAGGGCATCTACACGCCGCGGCAGGAGGGGCCGACCCTCATGCTGCCGGGTTCCCTGGGCGGAGCCAACTGGTCCGGAGCCTCGTTCGATCCCACGACCGGGTTTCTCTACGTGAACGTCACCGAGCTGGGGAACGCCCGCGGCGCGGGCCGCCGATTCTGGCAGGACAACAAGTGGCCCTGCCAGGAGCCTCCCTGGGGAACGCTCAACGCCGTGGATCTGAACCGTGGCGAGATCGTGTGGAAGAGTGTCCTCGGCGTCGTTGACGAGCTGGCGGAGAAAGGCGTCCCCAAGACCGGAACCCCGAACTTGGGCGGATCCATCGTCACCGCAGGAGGATTGGTCTTCGTCGGGGGCACCAACGACAGCAGGTTCCGGGCGTTCGACTCGGCATCCGGAGAGGAGCTCTGGGTCGACCTGCTGGAGGCCAATGCCCACGCCACGCCCATGACCTTCTGGGGGGAGAAGACGGCTAAGCAGTACGTGGTGATCGCCGCGGGCGGTGGCAACGTCTTCAGCGACGTCACGTCCGACGGGTTGGTGGCTTATGCTTTGCCGGATTAA